A region of Leisingera thetidis DNA encodes the following proteins:
- a CDS encoding substrate-binding domain-containing protein, whose amino-acid sequence MTNAVKPLFAAALMASTALAGLPAAADAVSGAKAFAAEAAKPNPPWTGPASGPAAQTGKTIVYVSADQRNGGALGVSEGVKEAASAIGWEVRVIDGQGSVSGRSSAMQQAIALQPDGIILGTVDANEQAEAIRQAAAAGIRIVGWHSTASAGPSQTHPIFTNITTDPLEISRAAASLAVADSNGTAGVVIFTDSAYEIAIAKSDAMAGIINACEGCRILSVEDTPLAEASTRMPPLTNALLQRYGGDWTYSLTINDLPYDFMAPALISAGMPQDGQPRNISAGDGSEAAFQRIQQNFYQYATVAEPLNLHGWQAVDEMNRAFAGEADSGFVVPVHLFTPDNIQEDGGASLSYDPGNGYRDVYRGIWGVD is encoded by the coding sequence ATGACCAACGCAGTGAAACCCCTGTTCGCCGCAGCCCTAATGGCCAGCACCGCGCTGGCCGGGCTTCCGGCCGCCGCCGATGCGGTCAGCGGCGCCAAGGCCTTTGCCGCCGAAGCCGCCAAGCCCAACCCGCCCTGGACCGGACCGGCATCGGGCCCCGCGGCCCAGACTGGCAAGACCATCGTCTATGTCTCTGCCGATCAGCGCAACGGCGGTGCCCTCGGCGTCAGCGAAGGCGTGAAGGAAGCCGCGTCCGCCATCGGCTGGGAGGTCCGCGTGATTGACGGACAAGGCAGCGTCTCGGGCCGGTCCTCGGCCATGCAGCAGGCCATTGCCCTGCAGCCGGACGGGATCATCCTGGGGACGGTGGACGCCAACGAACAGGCCGAAGCTATCCGCCAGGCCGCCGCGGCAGGCATCCGGATCGTGGGCTGGCATTCCACCGCCTCGGCCGGACCGTCGCAGACGCATCCGATCTTCACCAATATCACCACCGACCCGCTTGAAATTTCCCGCGCCGCCGCCTCGCTGGCCGTGGCCGACAGCAACGGCACGGCGGGTGTCGTGATCTTCACCGACAGTGCCTATGAAATCGCGATTGCAAAATCCGATGCCATGGCCGGGATCATCAATGCCTGTGAAGGCTGCCGGATCCTGTCGGTCGAAGATACGCCGCTGGCAGAGGCCAGCACCCGGATGCCGCCGCTGACCAATGCGCTGCTGCAGCGCTATGGCGGCGACTGGACCTATTCGCTGACCATCAACGACCTGCCATACGATTTCATGGCCCCGGCCCTGATCTCGGCCGGCATGCCCCAGGACGGCCAGCCGCGCAACATCTCGGCCGGCGACGGATCCGAGGCGGCGTTCCAGCGCATCCAGCAGAACTTCTATCAATACGCCACTGTGGCCGAACCGTTGAACCTGCATGGCTGGCAGGCCGTTGATGAAATGAACCGGGCATTCGCAGGCGAGGCCGACAGCGGCTTCGTTGTCCCGGTCCACCTCTTCACGCCGGACAACATTCAGGAGGATGGCGGCGCCAGCCTCTCCTATGACCCGGGCAACGGATACCGCGACGTCTATCGCGGCATCTGGGGCGTCGACTGA
- a CDS encoding polysaccharide deacetylase family protein — protein sequence MTKTFWPDDARLVISISMQFEAGGEAPYGPGGPFSGFIDMDPAYPDFPTKSWYRYGYVEGIQRMLDLWDKHRIKVTSHMVGSAVDRSPEVAKEIVERGHEAAAHGRDWIMQVDLQEAEERRFIADNVASIKRATGVAPVGYNGAAMRGTINTLKILQDEGFKYHIDDVSRDEPFVIPVRNRDFAVVPYSVTLNDIIQFEGYKFTTSEYERQLQDEFDQLYEEAGHRRRMMAISTHDRVQGRPYRVKSLDRFLEYALRHKGVVVMRKDDIADFALSDPSILRDPNPHDEWAEWERRNGAQKIEPIA from the coding sequence ATGACCAAGACTTTCTGGCCCGATGACGCCCGGCTTGTCATCTCGATCTCGATGCAGTTCGAAGCCGGCGGCGAAGCCCCCTATGGCCCCGGCGGCCCCTTCTCGGGCTTTATCGACATGGATCCTGCCTATCCCGACTTCCCGACCAAGAGCTGGTACCGCTACGGATATGTCGAAGGCATCCAGCGCATGCTGGATCTGTGGGACAAGCACAGGATCAAAGTGACCTCGCATATGGTCGGCAGCGCCGTCGACCGCAGCCCGGAGGTGGCGAAGGAGATCGTCGAGCGCGGCCACGAGGCCGCCGCGCACGGGCGCGACTGGATCATGCAGGTCGACCTGCAAGAGGCGGAAGAGCGCCGCTTCATCGCCGACAACGTCGCCTCGATCAAACGCGCCACCGGGGTTGCGCCTGTCGGCTACAACGGCGCTGCGATGCGCGGCACGATCAACACGCTGAAAATCCTTCAGGACGAAGGCTTCAAGTATCACATCGACGATGTCAGCCGTGATGAGCCCTTTGTGATCCCCGTGAGGAACAGGGATTTTGCCGTCGTGCCCTACTCGGTGACCCTGAACGACATCATCCAGTTCGAGGGCTACAAGTTCACCACGAGCGAGTATGAACGCCAGCTGCAGGACGAATTCGACCAGCTGTACGAGGAGGCCGGACACCGCCGCCGGATGATGGCCATCTCGACCCATGACCGGGTGCAGGGCCGCCCCTACCGGGTCAAGTCGCTGGACCGGTTCCTGGAATATGCGCTCAGGCACAAGGGCGTGGTGGTGATGCGCAAGGACGATATCGCCGATTTCGCCCTGTCCGATCCCAGCATCCTCCGCGATCCGAACCCGCATGACGAATGGGCCGAATGGGAGCGCAGGAACGGCGCGCAGAAGATCGAACCGATTGCATGA
- the lhgO gene encoding L-2-hydroxyglutarate oxidase: MTDITIIGGGIAGIATALEIQRAWPGLSVRVLEKEQALALHQTGRNSGVIHAGIYYAPGSLKAEFCRRGLEATVRFCSEHQLPFEQCGKLLVAASPLEEDRLAALTSRARQNGLSVRPVPGGELRELEPNIAGRAGLLSPATGIADYGAIVRKMAELFTGAGGEITRNAEVTGISETANDVTLALASGQRLKTRRLIACAGLNADRLAGMCGLADDFAIVPFKGEYYRLAPRRDTIVNHLIYPVPDPGLPFLGIHLTRMIGGYVTVGPNAVLSLAREKYGKLAASPRDLAGMARFPGFWRTLGANLASGLTEMANSAFRRRYLRACQRYCPALELSDLQPHPAGIRAQAVMRDGTLVHDFLIRSTARTIHICNAPSPAATSAIPIAEHIRNEAKRLFELKDPAHAL; encoded by the coding sequence ATGACCGACATCACCATCATCGGCGGCGGCATTGCCGGGATTGCAACAGCCCTGGAAATCCAGCGCGCCTGGCCCGGCCTTTCGGTCAGGGTGCTGGAGAAGGAACAGGCGCTGGCTCTGCATCAGACCGGGCGCAACAGCGGCGTTATCCATGCCGGCATCTACTACGCCCCCGGCAGCCTGAAGGCAGAGTTCTGCCGCCGCGGGCTGGAGGCCACGGTCCGTTTCTGCAGCGAGCATCAGCTGCCGTTTGAGCAATGCGGCAAACTGCTGGTGGCCGCCTCGCCGCTGGAAGAGGACCGGCTGGCCGCTCTGACCAGCCGGGCCCGGCAAAACGGGCTCAGCGTCCGCCCGGTCCCGGGCGGCGAACTGCGCGAGCTGGAACCCAATATCGCGGGCCGGGCCGGGTTGCTCAGCCCGGCCACCGGCATTGCCGATTACGGCGCGATAGTGCGCAAGATGGCGGAACTGTTTACCGGCGCCGGAGGGGAGATCACCCGCAACGCCGAGGTGACCGGGATCTCGGAAACCGCCAATGACGTCACTCTGGCGCTGGCCAGCGGGCAGCGGCTGAAGACCCGCCGCCTGATTGCCTGTGCCGGCCTCAATGCCGACCGGCTGGCCGGGATGTGCGGCTTGGCTGATGACTTTGCTATTGTTCCGTTCAAGGGAGAGTACTACCGCCTTGCACCGCGCCGCGACACAATCGTCAATCATCTGATCTATCCGGTCCCCGACCCCGGCCTGCCCTTTCTCGGCATTCACCTGACACGGATGATCGGCGGCTATGTCACTGTCGGCCCCAATGCCGTGCTCAGCCTCGCGCGCGAGAAATACGGCAAACTGGCGGCCTCGCCCCGTGACCTGGCCGGGATGGCGCGCTTTCCGGGTTTTTGGCGCACGCTCGGGGCAAACCTGGCCTCAGGCCTGACAGAGATGGCCAATTCTGCTTTCCGCCGTCGCTACCTCCGGGCCTGCCAGCGGTATTGCCCCGCGCTTGAGTTGAGCGATTTGCAGCCGCATCCGGCAGGCATTCGGGCACAGGCCGTGATGCGCGACGGCACGCTGGTGCATGATTTTCTGATCCGCAGTACCGCACGCACCATTCATATCTGCAACGCTCCCTCACCCGCTGCCACCTCGGCGATCCCCATTGCCGAACACATCCGCAACGAGGCCAAGCGCCTCTTTGAGCTGAAGGACCCTGCCCATGCTTTATGA
- a CDS encoding DsbA family protein, with the protein MSHWHADPLHWGHGPRVFEMFLEPTCPFSARAFGKLDELLAEAGDDRITVKLRLLSQPWHMFSGVVTRCIIAASTLDQGKTAARRVLSAVAAHRDAFEFKDHCSGPNLDATPREIIARLEDISGLKLAAAFALPDLDREIKWHCKYARQNGIHVSPTFMIDGLVRPQMGSGDAVSDWLREVFPQ; encoded by the coding sequence ATGTCCCATTGGCACGCTGATCCGCTTCACTGGGGCCACGGCCCACGCGTGTTTGAGATGTTTCTGGAGCCCACTTGCCCGTTTTCGGCGCGCGCTTTCGGCAAGCTCGATGAATTGCTGGCCGAGGCCGGGGATGATCGCATCACCGTAAAGCTGCGGCTGCTCTCCCAGCCCTGGCATATGTTTTCCGGCGTCGTCACCCGCTGCATCATCGCCGCCTCAACATTGGATCAGGGCAAGACGGCCGCACGCCGCGTGTTGTCGGCAGTGGCGGCACATCGCGATGCGTTCGAGTTCAAGGACCATTGCAGCGGCCCCAATCTGGACGCCACGCCGCGCGAGATCATCGCCCGGCTCGAAGACATTTCCGGTCTAAAATTGGCCGCCGCCTTTGCTCTCCCCGATCTGGACCGCGAAATTAAATGGCATTGCAAATATGCGCGTCAGAATGGAATCCACGTCTCGCCTACCTTCATGATCGATGGCTTGGTGAGACCGCAAATGGGCAGCGGCGATGCCGTCTCGGACTGGCTTCGGGAAGTATTCCCGCAATAA
- a CDS encoding NIPSNAP family protein, translated as MLYDLRTYRCRPGTMRRQLDFYAENGFDAQRRHLGEPLFYGTVETGDVNSYVHLWQYRDAADRQARRAALYKDPDWLEYRTRGAALGYQTEQHNTLLRPAAFWTPPH; from the coding sequence ATGCTTTATGATCTGCGCACCTACCGCTGCCGCCCGGGCACGATGAGACGGCAACTCGATTTCTACGCCGAAAACGGGTTTGACGCACAGCGGCGTCATTTGGGGGAGCCTCTGTTTTATGGCACAGTCGAGACCGGCGATGTGAACTCTTATGTCCACCTCTGGCAGTACCGCGACGCCGCCGACCGGCAAGCCCGCCGCGCCGCGCTCTACAAGGATCCCGACTGGCTCGAATACCGGACGCGGGGGGCGGCGCTTGGCTATCAAACCGAGCAGCACAATACCCTGTTGCGCCCGGCCGCATTCTGGACACCCCCGCACTAG